In Carassius carassius chromosome 2, fCarCar2.1, whole genome shotgun sequence, the DNA window CTATCCATCATCACCTTATTGATTAAACTTTAATCCCATTTACAACATATAGAAGATTGGATTTATTGCCTTtgcttgtcaagtcaagtcacctttatttatatagcgcttttaacaatacaagtCTATTCTAGTCTATTTGTACAGATGGGATCTTGTATCAGTTGCTGGTGTTTAACAGCATGCATTGACGGTTTGGCTCTTGTTTATGACGTTATTTACACAGACGCTGTGACTACGTTATTTTAGACACTGGTTTGAAAGATGTGCTGAGGCCACACACTCGTTtccccacagatcacacacatGGACAGGACACTGAACAGCATTGCAGAATCTCTCAACCTCATGTTGGCGCGAGAGAGACGAGGAGATCTGGCCAGAGGGAAGGAACTGCGTAGCAGCTTCCACCGACAGTCAGCCACCTTCAGCCTTTCAGTGCCGTGCAGACAGGACAGCCTGTCCAGCTCAGAGCAACTGTCCACAACAACTGTCATTCACGAAGACAGCTGAGCGAGTCACTAAAGCACCACTAAATCACAGAGTGCCTGATATACTGGGCCAGTTTTGGTTAGAATTAATATAAGAGATTAGGTATGGCTCAGGTTCAGCATCAGCTGATTTTAAAATATCGTCTTCTTTGACTATTCCATCTttagaatttgaattgaatttcttTTGAAGCAACAAGACATGGAAACATATTTTTAGCATACCATTGTTtgtgcagttttttattttaaacgaaGGTATTTCATACTTTTTGTGATAAGTTTGACTTCTTCCGTCCACTGTTAAAATTAAGGGTTCAACAAGGGGGATTTCATTGAAGAACCATTATTGTATTcccaaaagaacctttcagtgaacagttcttaaaagaataaTTGTTTAGAGTGAAgaactttttaataaattaaagaaactttttcaattataaagaaccttttgtacagtggaaagtttccatggatgttccAGATGCCAGTAAAGAACCCTTATTTTTAGATGTGCAGATATgaacattgtgacattatttggAGTGTTATGAATTGTTGAatgtttttaaaggggtcatgtgacgttgctaaaaaagaacattatgttgtgtatttggtgtaattcaatatgtttatgcagtttaaggttaaaaaaaaaccattattttccacatactgtacattattgattctcccctatgccccgcctttctgtaaggcaatacatttttacaaagctcatcgttctgaaaagcgaggtgtgctctgattggccagctatccagtgcattgtgattggctgaatacctcaagtgtgtgacggaaatgttacgacccttaccatactgtgatggcgTCTCCTGgcacgacgagacaaaaccaataaaacccattaggtccagtggggacataattactgattataatgacttatactgtgtttttacgtgTTGCTTATCGTGCCATGTaaacaaaaccatgtctgcatttgtgatcagagaaacgacaaacaacaagcgctactctaaacTGCTaaaaactcgtgtttgaatcatcattggcaaattctttaaatataaaaacatacttacaggctgtgagtcagaagcatcagactgtccttgcaaaggtGTAACTCCTCGACTTTATAGAAGcagcctttgagcacagaccCATTGTAGGTTACTCTGAAGGgttaggaaacagtcctccataaaatgcgtcaCACACTGCATGCTTGAGTGATGAACGGCCGGCGGACTTGAGAACGGTGCAGCCAGCAGCTTGcaggcaaccacatgtgacgaccacGGGCTGAATTTTGCTTTGCCCTCGTTGAAAGCTAATCCACAGTGCAAGGTTGATGTATTTCCTCCGCGAACAGCATGGATCATCTCTAGGCATGACAAAGCAGATATCaacctcttttggaaggccaaacaaagtagttttgctttcacagtgaaacacacagcatctataCAACATGACGGCGGTgccaacaacaatactacagcgagaataaaagttacgccttctttctttgtgtgaacatttgggtggtgttatgcaaatcttcccacacagtgacgtagagatgtgtgGACAagacttaacttttataaataatatctctttggatttgagactttagtctttgcaactttacagatcttcttcatgcaccaagagcttgtaacatttcaaagagaaagaaaaaatttgaaatcacatcatatgacccctttaaattatttctgttGACAGGAACAAAAAGTGTGCTCTTTGCTCTTGTTTATAAATCACTAATAAGCTTTTAGAGGCTCACAAATGTGTAAATACTGTTTCAGAACTTGTGTCCTCTCAATcaggtttttatttatgtttattcacTAATATGAATGTactagtttttgtaaaaaaaataaataaatgctgtatccTACAAAAACTACTGATTCAATTCCCCATTAAAATCCTAACTGTGATTTTTAAGAAGTGCTTTTTCTTCTCacgatttaaaaaatgcaatattgGAATTGAGTTCCTCACTCATGTCTGCAGTAATTTCTGCAATGTTTCAGTGAGGTCAAACGTCTTGGCTATTCAAACACAAGTGTGTGCAGTCCAGCTTCCCGCTCTTTTCCTTCACCATCAGGCCAGAATAGTGCTATTTATGCTGGTCTGGAGGCATTATGGCATTCAGGAACAGTTGTTGTCTTTTTTCTAAAAGACTTTCAGTGACACTTTCAGAATTCCTTTAGAGCATCCCGACATATCAATGACTTATGCAGCACACGACCATATGGGGAGCACTGTGACCTCTGATCTTATGACAATACATTTGCTCTCAGGGGTGAGGGGATTTGTTGCTATGGGGATGACTACATTTGCACCCTCTGACCTTATCCTGGGCAGTAACACGGCTGTCCACTCTGCTTTTGTTCATGCACAGCTTCTCGTATGGACCATTGTCAGCTGTAATATGTGCAACAAATGAGACATTCCGTCACATACACATTCCTGAAATGCATGACGATTTTGTCTTTATTATCTCACTCCTGTTATTGAAGGCTTAGGATTAAATATCAGGAAAGCTGAAGTAGCAAACCAGAATGTCACCTTGTTCTTGAACCATGTGTGCCAACTTAATCTTAAGTCAATAAAACCAGCCAATATAAAACATGATATACCATATCtggcttatataaaataaaaaataaaaagtcccatAGAGAAGAGGAATAAAACAAGTGTCTGATACTGTATAGAATATACCTCCTCATGACAGGACAACTATGTCAACAATAGAATCAACAGGACAACAGTATTGACAGACACCACAGAGAGCAGGCCTGCTACAGAGGGGGTCTGGCCCATATGCCGCCAGATAAATGATAAGCCTTTGTTATTCGTTTAAAAGGACGTACTGCTGTCACTGTCTCTAGGACCGCTGAGCAAATTTTGAGACCAAATGCCATTAATTCTAGCTAGTGAATCCAAAGAGGTGTATCCAGCCTTGAAGACACAGCTTGCCAGTGCCTCCTCTAGTTTTATGGGTTTTATTAGTGAAAGAGAACCAGCTCTGAAATAGAGAGGGCTACAACACATGAATGGTTTGATGGTTTTGTTGCAAATTGCAGATGTTTGTGGGTAGCAATGTTGGGAAAGTGatttatagaaaaataaatgaatggcaGTTGAGGGGggacattaattatatatatatatatatttaaaaaaaaaaaaaaatatatatatatatatatatatatatatatatatatatatatatttttttttttttttttttaagattgaaaaacactctttaatttttttttattatttatgatttaaattatttatttaaattacttgATCATATTTTGTAGATTAGTGTGTTCTAATACGGTATTTTGAATTCAGAAGTTGCACACTATTTCGTAGTTTTAAGTCAAATAAACGAGCACGATTTGAATAATGTTTTAGTCCGAATAAAAGGATTCGAATTGAACtcttaacattatttaataatgtatagACTGCATGGGCTGAATGGGTGTGTATTTGTGGGATTTGCTGATAAAAATCGATGTCCCATGAGCCTGAGGTAATCCATCTGGTCAGGAAACCCAGCTGAGCTTTAACGGAACATATTAGAAACCCTGTCAATCTGGACATAATGATTTTAGTGTAAAAGCTCAAATAATGAGGTCCGAATAAACCCTGGGGGATTCCTCACATTAAAGTCACACAATTATGTTTATTAAAATCCtagtttttcattaataattgtGAAGCACGATGGTGTCTGCTAGTTCGCGAACGCGAAACATAACAAGAAAAAAACGTTCCGGTAAATAGAATAATTTTACCTCTTGATCATAATGCGTACCTATTACATAAACTTTTATACAAAATTCACAATACACGATAGCCTACTTAGGCTACATCAGTAGTGATTAAACTCCTCAGATGCCGAATAAAAATAACTAggctaataatattattaatatgtgttatattattatgGCTAGTTAATTATGTATACATTACAAGCATATTTAGGCTATTTAAAGTGTTATCCAACAATCTTCATGCAATCGCGTTTCAAATCTCATCTCATTCGATTCTTCATTTGAACGATGGTCAGTCGCTGACTGGAGTAGGCCTATCTCTGTTTCCTCGCACACGACTAGATAGGGACTAGAAACAAAGGCAAACAGGATTTGTGAGCACCGAGTGCTTCGGAGAGCACAAAGCCTCATTTGCAGGTGAATGCGATGGCACTCGCCTTTAGCGGCCTTTGTTCCATTTCGCCTTTTTTGGTGCCAGATGGTCATGGAAATGGGGAACTTCTTTAGAGAGAGGTTATATCTGGCGAAACACTGGTAGGCCTACTCTTCACCAAACGCGAACGACgcaaattaaaggaaaaaattcGGAGGCTAACAAACTTCGATtggctggatatatatatatatatataatttaattcatattatgtcctgttgctatatatatatatatatatatatatatatatatatatatatattttttttttttttttttttttttttttttctcaaagttaAAAAGGTTTTCGTTTTTCgtgtaaattacaaataaaaaactagATCATTTCTATTGTGAATACAATCTATTTCATCCAGTTTTCGTTTCTTTTcaatttattatcagttttaAAAAGCTGCTCATAACAAATTTTTATGTCAATTGATTTTTCGTCATTTGAAACGCAACTGATGTAGAAATCAAGCAGCTATAAGTCTGATACTCTTAAAATGGTCAACgaaccaaattaaaaaaaatcaaattggaTAGATAAAATATTGCTCACCATTAGATTTCGTTTTGGTCACTGTTTTGTCTATATCGTCTTTTTTCCTCCTATCAATGACATTATAAAGATCTGGCGAGTGGTGGTATCTATAGTCAATGTTATTCACAGATAGTGTGTaggtaaggggggggggggggtggcaggTGGTTGGCGTGTAAATAGAAGCCCATTTTGTTCAAGTCTTGGTAAGTGTTTCATTAGCGGGATAGCTGAGAGGGTGCTGAAAATGAAGGTCTTATGTGGACAAAGCGGGGTTCCAAGGGCACCTGCCTCCTTCATTATGGAAAGAAAATGGCATTTAAATCCTCCCTATAGCACGCAGCTGCCCGCATATCCCTCCCCACAAACACTGAGGGCGGAACAGCTGAGTCCCTCCTGTTTAGAGGCCAAACTCTCCTTTTTTGTCACAGGCAAAATGTTGATGCCACAAAAGTGTATggcaaacatttttttcttttcttttgcagtTTACCCACATCCCATGATCCACAACAACGTGTCTAAACGGTATACATAACTCCAGAACACACGTGAATACGACAGGGttagcaaaaatataatttaatttacactTTGATTCAAAGGTACAGCGTGAGCTACAGTATATACTTTAACAAACACGGCTCAGAACAATTCTTTGCATGATGTTGCAATTGCaaacaaaacttaaataaaacacaacataaaatatggccaaaatgataaaaaacaataacaatagctGTAAATAATAAAGAGTAACCGAGtattataaacataaataaaataagttagtaTATTTAAGAAATCAAACAAACAGGTATTGCTCTATTTAGAGCAGTGTGGTATAGCCCTCTACACAGTTCAAAACAAACGAAATATCACATTGCACCGTTTAGACATTGTAACACTGCAACAAAGTCTGTGTTGGCGGAGCCATTATTGCTACATGAGAAAGAGTAAAAGTGTGTCCCCTTGTTTTCTTCATCCGCTCTGCAGATAAACACATGTGGACTGCTGCGTGGAGTGCAAACATCTATAAAGCAAAGAAAACGAGGATTTAGCGTTTGTTCCACAGCTAAACAACAGCTTTAAATCGGCGCATGGACATTTAAATGAAGGAATTCGACTGATTTCGTTGTCGTCAATCAGTTACAAGTTTACTACAATTAGTAATAGGGTAATAAAAATAGCAATGATAATTATTAGAATAGTAATAACATTTCACTGATATAGGCACCCGGAGCTGATCGTACCATCGTATTGTTTTACGCGGCGTCACTTCAGTGCTGGCGGCTTGAAGCGCGCTCCCGTCATCCTGCTTGGACTCCGGGGTCCTTTTTCTTTTCGGGAAGAAGTCTGGTGGAAATCAATATTAATAGCCGTTAGAAATGTTCGCTTGCATTTCACATTAAATATCGAGATCTTTAAACAGTTTCCATAGTTTCCATCTATAGTTTAAAGTTATTTACCTGTGATCTGTGGCGTGCTGTGTCTGGGGGTCTCTGGGATGAGGGACCTCTTGCGCGTGTTTCTGAGAACTGGAGAGCGAGCTGGTCTTGAGTTGAGTGCACCTGAGAGGTTCTCTTGGTTGAGTTCTCCGTGTCGACTCGGGACGTCCGCGGACTCTACCGGACCCCTGGAAACCCCATGTAACCCGCAGTCAACAGCGCTGGACGCGTCTCCTGTTGCCATAACAGACGCTCTCTTAATTTGGACTTTATCCTTGTAGAAAAACGGTAATGTGTCTTCAGAAATCTCCTCCCACTCGTAATCTCCGTTCAAAGGCGAGTTGGTCTCAAAGTTAAAGTTCCACCGGTTCTGGTCCCGCTCGGTGATCTCCTGGAGTTTAAGTTTCATTTCGCAGTGCAGCTCCTCGTGATCCACGGGTCCGAAAAGGTTACGGCAAACCTTTGTGCGCGCGAGAAGAGGAAAGGTCCTCCGTGCAACATGACGCTCCAGATTGCTTGACACGTCCACGTTTGCCATGATGCCTAAAAGTCAATGCCGTACGCCGACGTTTGTTTAGTTCTTGCTGTCTGTAGTCTGTTTATATCCGTGCCGGTGGTTAAAGGCCAGCTCTGTACGAGCAAAATCCTCCGATTGGCTAGACGACCACCACGGCCTGtgtaccaccccccccccccccccccccaaccagtATCAGCAAAGTTACCTTCCCCCTCACTTTGAAAATCACGGCCACTGTGCAACGGGTTGGCTAATACCATGAAATACGGGACTGttttcaaaaaagaagaaaaaataaaaaatgttaacaatGTTACAAACGGGGTAATTTTTTACCAAAGTGTAATTTAACTATCGTTAATaaaggaaaacaaaataataGCCTAGGTCTCTCAATATACTATACAGCAACAAcgtgataaatatatatatgcgacataaatattaaaccaatataaaattgtattactactagcctttattaaattaattataaaagtaTTAGAATATTTCGAATATTCGAGTGAAGTCAAGTCTGCCGTATTTATTATCATCTTCATTAATTAACAACAATGTCCTCTTGTTCATAAAGTGTGTACGTGCTGGCTCAGTTTCAACATTATTTAATTTGGTGTAAATTATAGTTATTAGCATTCAGTGGGGTTATCTTTAAATGCCCCCTGATACCGACTGCATCTCTTAAACGATACATTTAGttacaacatattttttaaaaatggtgcATTTTAAAACAACACACCTTAAGGTTTACGTTGTGTCTTTAGTATTACATTGAATTTAGTAAAATCTTTAGTATAAATTATTAAACAAGCGTTGAATGTAAGTATGATAAATACCGAAATCGAAGTGACGCACACAAATCTAAACGCTGAATCTAAATCAAGTCGCGACACTTCTCAAATGCGCGCACCTCTGTAGCCGCAGCCGCCGGGCGGTGCCCACAAAAGGCGCGCGAACCTCAACCAACCAGGTGACTCGGGCGATGACGTCAACCGCGTTCGCAACATGGCCGCGGTGCGCGTGACTGAATCTGAGAGGACGAGATCTGCTTCAcgaagattaaaaaaaactaactcgAAACGAGTAACACTAACTCTCCACCCAAATACAACATGCTAATTAAGTGTGAATAATAAATTCAAGTTATCCACATTATGTGCTAAGTTTCCCAAGATAATGTCAATATAACAACAATTATCGCTGCACATAGTTCGCTCTGGGTGAGTGCTTGTCTCCAGGCCAGCACCTCATCGTTTATTAGCGTTATatacttatacatttttatatttcacatctaATATTTTAACTTACATATATGACTTAAGATATCATTTATTTCTTGAATAATTAAAGCTCCTTCTGACTgtataaaattgtgtttttacatACTTAAAGATATGGCCTGTTGCTTAGTTAGTCAGCGAGACGACGACGACAGCCcattgcagcattttttttttcagaccagCTTCCTATGCTTCTTGATGCCTTCCTACTACCGTATACTGCCTCACGAGGCAGCATTTTACTGTTTAAGACAGAGCCTGTGGTAGATTTGCACATCGACGTCGTCTTCGTTCGCCTCGGTGCTATATCTCAGTAGGAGTTGCTGACACCTAGTGGCTGTCTCCCGAAACTGCAGACTAACGTCAGATAACAATCGTCCTCCAGCTGGTGGCATGCTTATTTTTCATTCGCAAGacattacaaaaaacatttaatcaatAGACACTTAAgtgttaattttattacattttatctatttgcatctgtagatttcaattacattttaatggaaTGAAAAAGAGATATTTGCATTCGCAGCCATGTCATCCTGTAGCCTAAGACTGGTTACCCACTAAAGCTAAGCAgagttgagcctggtcagtacctggatgggagagctcctgggaaaactaggttgctgctggaagaggtgctagtgaggccagcagggggtgctcaccctgtggtccgTGTGGGTCCTAGCctcccagtgtagtgatggggacactatactgtcaacaagcaccgtccttcggatgagacgttaaaccgaggtcctgactctctgtggtcattaaaaatcccagggtGTCTTTGGGTGACCTTGGCATCCTGTCTAAAATTCGCctattggcctctgaccatcatggcctcctaacaatccccatttCTACTGATtgacttcatcactctgtctcatctccaccagtaagctggtgtgtggtgggtgttctggcgcaatatggctgccttCACATCATCCagatggatgctgcacactggtggtggatgaggagatacgcctgactatgtaaagcgctttgagtgcttagaaaagtgctcgataaatgtaataataataattattattatattcaaatttcCCTTTGGAAACTCTAACATGTcaacaaaaaagaaacaataatttTGAACCTGATTTTATCCAAAGCTCAGATACCTGTTCTGGACATGTATGCataaagatgctctattgggttgagatctagtgactgtgggggccattttagtacagtgaactcattgtcatgttcaagaaaccaatttgaaatgattcaagctttgtgacagggtgcattatcctgctggaagtagccatctgaggatgggtacatggtggtcttaaagggatggacatggtcagaaacaatcctcaggtaggctgtggcatttaaacgatgcccaattggcactaaggggcctaaagtgtgccaagaaaacatcccccacaccattacaccaccaccaccagcctgcacagtggtaacaaggcatgatggatccatgttctcattcggtTTACGCTAAATTCTGACtccaccatctgaatgtctcaacagaaatcgagactcatcagaccaggcaacatttttccagtcttcaactgtccaattgtggtgagctcgtgcaaattctatcctctttttcctatttgtagtggagatgagtggtacccggtggggtcttctgctgttgtacaccatccgcctcaaggttgtgcgtgttgtggcttcacaaatgctttgctgcatacctcggttgtaacgagtggttatttcagtcaaagttgctcttctatcagcttgaatcagtcggcccattctcctctgaa includes these proteins:
- the LOC132097773 gene encoding cyclin-dependent kinase inhibitor 1B-like: MANVDVSSNLERHVARRTFPLLARTKVCRNLFGPVDHEELHCEMKLKLQEITERDQNRWNFNFETNSPLNGDYEWEEISEDTLPFFYKDKVQIKRASVMATGDASSAVDCGLHGVSRGPVESADVPSRHGELNQENLSGALNSRPARSPVLRNTRKRSLIPETPRHSTPQITDFFPKRKRTPESKQDDGSALQAASTEVTPRKTIR